Below is a window of Pyrobaculum aerophilum str. IM2 DNA.
GTTCTTTATTGACACGGCTAAGGCTCTCGGCATGCCGGGACACGGCGATAAGGCCATACCGGGCGTAAAGGGCAAGAAATATGAAGGAAAGTGGTTCTCTATGCACTGTGAGTGGGAGTATATACTTAGGGTTTTCGCCAACGCTGCACTTGACGCAAAAGACAAGGGCTTAATACCCGAAGACGTCCCAGAGGAGGAGGTAAAGTTCGTAGAGGAGAATTACCCAATTGCCCAGTTTAGGGACATACTTCCGCCAGACGAGTGGAAGTACGTGGCTTACGGCCTCGCGCGCGGTGGAGTCTTTACTAAATATGAGGAGTCTTTCGACGAGCGCGGCATTTCTAAGAGAAGGGTACCGGGAAGGGGCACGCTGTATTTATGGAGCGAAGAGGTGGCAAAGACTCGTAACAACGTGACTGGCGAGAAATTCTGGGGTGGGCCGAAGTACTTCCCCATCGCCACATACGCGCCTGCGGTGCCGGCCTTCCAAAAGGCTGATGAGTGGCTACACGGCACGCCGCTCCGACAGCTCTACCCAGAGAAAGAGTGGCCGTTTATACTAATACTCTATACAGGGCCTTTGTATACAAAACACAGGAGCCAGTTTTACTACTGGATTAAACAAGTAGTGCCGGAGAACTTTGTATTGATCAACCCAGAGGACGCCGCCAAGCTAGGCGTTGAGACAGGCGACGTAATTAAGGTAGAGACTCCAGTAGGCGCTTTCGAGGCGCCTGCCGTTGTCGAGCCAGCCGTAGCCCCTGGAGTGATCATGGTGCCATACGGCATGGGTAGGTGGGCAGACACCGTAGTCGTAAAGCCAAAATACTTTGAGCTAAAAGACGCAAGAGCCAAGTCGCTAATAGATGAACTGCCAGACAAAGTGGAAATACCTGAAGACGCCGTAAATCCAGTGAAGCATTTGCCAGATGTAGTTAAGAAGCTGTTATTCACTAAGAGCCCGGCGGAGTATTATGAAAAAGGGCTAGCCGTTGACAAGTGGAGATTCAACGGCGTCACTCCCAACGTCGCCGAGATGGCTGATCCCTCGCTCGGCGGCTGGCCTCTGCTCAGCTGGTTAGGAGCAGCACAGGCATATTTCGATACTCCAGCGAGAATCGTCAAGACAGGTCAAAGACACAAGTTTGAAGTCCCGTACATAGTCTGGTAAAACCCCTCTTTTTTTCCCAATCTTTTTAAAACCAATAGACTTAACGCTTGTGAGTTTCGCCTCTTTTCTCTCCGGCTTGTGGCTTGGCTACAGCTTAGCGGTGCCTCCAGGCCCTATGAACGCCTTAATAGCGGCTTGGGCGTTGAGGAGCTTTCGCCACGGATTCGCCGTAGGGGCAGGCGCCATGAGCGCGGATTTTATACTTATGCTCATCACCGTGTTATTATACGCCGCTTTGAAAAACCTCGGCAATAGTGTGTTTTTGCCGTTTTCCCTAGCCGGGGGGATCTTCTTTCTCTATCTCGCTTATAAAATAGGGCGTTCCCGCGCGCCCAGCAAGAGAGAGGCAAACGGCGGATCTCCCCTCAGGGGCTATTTCCTGGGCCTCTCCCTCGGGCTGGTAAACCCATATCAAATAGGGTGGTGGCTCACTGCGGGTTTGAGCTCTATTCACAACTTCGGCGTGGAGTGGGCCGCGGGGCTGTTCCTGGCGATTTTAACGTGGATTGTGGCCTTCCCCGCCGCGGTTAGGGCGGGCTGGGAGCTCAACAGTAAAGCCACTTGGCTCGCCATTAAGATATTTTCAGTTACAACGCTTTCCGCATTCGGCCTATTCTTTCTCATAAGGGTCATATACGGTGTGCTGGGCTAACTGGCTTGAGAGGCAAAGGCCCGGCTCAATCTTCCCGAGGGATCGCCTTTGCGAATGCGAGTCGAGGGTTAACTTCCGAAGAGCAACCACTTCCACAGGGGCACTGCCTTTGCCCGTATGCCTCTGGTGACAATCTCCCCCTCGTAATCCCATGTAATTATAAGAGGCCTTTTGCCCGTGGCTTTGACTGCCTCTTCTAATGAGGTCAACTCCCTTCTATCTATCTCGTCCGGAGATGAGGCGTATGTCACTTGAATCGCCTCGTCCTCTGTGATAAAGTCCACCTCGCCTTTTCCCCTGTAGTACTTGGGCGATATGCCCCTTCTGGCGAGCTCCACAGCCACCGCGGTCTCCATCTTCCTCCCCCACTGCCCCTTAGGCAGATAGCCGGGGTCTATTGGGTATATCTTCCGGGGCTGGAGAAGAGAGGTTTTTCCAGGTCCCCACTTGGGAACTGTGATTATATAGAAAGCCTCCTCTAAGTATTTTAAGTAGTTAGCGAGGGTCTTTTTACTCTTCTCAAGGCCCATGCCCCTCATCCTCCTATGTGCCGCAGATATTGAAAAGACGTTTCCAAAAGAGGCTTCTATTAGGGACATGAATACTTCGAAGGATGCGGCGTCTCTAATCTTATGTCTTTCTACTACGTCTCTGTAAGCTACAGTATCTCTGTACGACTTTAAAAGCAATTGGGCTAAGTCGGGCCTCATCACCACTTCAGGATATCCTCCCAACTCTACGTATTCCCTCAGCGCCGCTAAAATGCGCCCTCGCGACGCCGGCGATGCCGTGATGTCTGCGGCTATATTCCTCGCCTTGAGGAATTCTCTAAATGAAAAGGGCAGTAGCAGAAAGGAGAGGTACCTCCCCCTGAGCTCCGTGGGCACTTCGCGGAGGCTTAATTTAGAAGACGAGCCGGCTACAACCACCATATACCCCTTATCCAAGAGGGACCTTACCCACCTCCCCCAGTGGGGCACGTTTTGAATCTCGTCTAGCAACAACACGCTGGGGTTGCCCGCCTCCGCCAGGGCCTTTAGAAAATCGCTGAAATGCTCCGGTTTGAGTCCCACTAGCCTCACGTCCTCGAAATTTATGTATAGAGTAGTCTCCCTCCCCAGCCTTAGGGCTGTCTGAAATAGTAAATACGTCTTGCCGGCCCTCCTAGGCCCCACCACGGCTATTGCCACGCCTCTGATGGGGGTAATTTGCCTCTCCCTCTCCACCATGGCCGGGATTTCTCCCTCTCTCCACTCCGCCACTAACTCCATAAACACTTTTTCCACATAGGAAACAAATTCTCTAGATAAATGTTTCCTACACAATACAGACAAGCCAGCTTGGCTTGCTGTGGCGTACGCCCGGCGTTGCCGCATTTCCATACGCCGCGGGGAGGCGGTTATGACGCCGTGGGTACCAACGGCGTATGTCTATAAATATATGTTCACCTCTTGTACGTGTACCCCGCGGGGCTAATTAAATCTGTCAACGGATCATGCGGCCGGGTAAACAGCCAAAGCCCTTGCCTATGAATCACTCAGAGCGCATAGGGGGCGACCTCTGCGTAAAATGCCGGGGCGGCCGCTACCTCTGCGGGCTTTCCTACTGCCCACTGCTTGTACGCCAGCTCTCTGCGCCTTTTAAAATAAAGATAGGGAGGGAGCTATACGGCTCAAGTCCCCCCTCGTTTTTCGTAGGCAGAGCCGGCTACCCGAGGGTTAGGCTCTACCCGGCCGCCCCACCTGAGGTGGGGGACACTTCTGTCTACGAAAACCCGAAGTCTTGGCTCAATATGCCGCTTGAAAACTTCCTCGCCTTGCGTCTCTCGCTCTACCGGGCCTCTCTGCAGAGGAGAGTTGAAGACGCCTTTAATCCCCCACGCGATTTACAAGAGCTACAGCTCCTCGCCCTCTCTCAAAGCCCGGTGGACACCGAGGTGGTTTTTGAAAAAGAGCCCAGGGGGGCTTATTTTAACGAATACACGCCGCCTATGGGCCCTGCGGCTCCGGCTAAGAGCGTACGGGTGGTTGGCCAGCCGAAAATACCCAAAAGGGCTGAAAGGCTGTATGGAGATCGAGACGTCAAAGCCAGCGAGGCGGTAGTTGAGATGTACGCCTCGGGCCTCGACGTGAGTTACATCTCCAGGGCCTTAAGCGCAGGGGCCCTCGGCCGTAACAGGCGTTTAGTCCCCACGCGCTGGGCCATTACTGCTGTTGACAAAATACTATCCGATTATTTGTTACAGAGGGTGAGGGAGTTCCCAGAAATTGACGGCTACTATTTATACGCAAGGAGGACGGTGGGCAATTTATTCATAGCGATACTTGCCCCCTCTAAATGGGCATACGAGTGGGGAGAGGCCTTTGAGCCGCACACGGTGTGGAATCCCGGCGACTCGGTTGTGATTGAGACGGATTACGAGCTTTACCACGGGAGGAGGGACTACCCCGAGATTGGCGGCTGTTACTACGCGGCGCGTTTGGCAATGGCCGAGGCGCTGTACCGCATGAGAAGACAAGCTGCAGCCATACTATGGAGAGAGGTATATACAGGTTTTACCATTCCTACTGGCGTGTGGTGGGTGAGAGAAAACGTGAGAGAGATGCTCAGAGGAGAACCTGCGAGGTTTGATACTTTAGAAGACGTTCTAGAGGCCGCCTCTTATTTAATGAAACTTCCCTTGGAGAATTGGCTGGCTATGTCGAGAATAGTACCGTTGTTAAAAAGCCGATTGTTATAAATATGTTAATCGCTTCTTTGTAATTGTTTATTAAACGCGTCACATAACACGCCTCTTGTTAAACAAGCATATTTATAAAACTTATCTAATATCTTAGACTCGCGGTATTTTAAAACACTTTTGAGAGCTTTGCTTTTTATATCGCGCCAGTCGGCGTCTTCAGGCACTTCAATTTTTATTCTGATAATGACATGATCCTTATCGCTTTGCTCTGTATAGTCTACTGCAATTACGTTAAACTCGCTTAAAACCTCTTTAATTTCTTCCTCCAGGCGGTCGAAGTCTATTATTGAAAGAGGCAGTTCAACTCGAACATTTATGATCTTTCTTTCGCTCCACTTGGGAGTATAATCGACAACGCCTGAATTGAGGAGTATAGAATTTGGAATTCTTAGCTCCTGGCCCGTGTCCAGAATGAGCGTTGTGTAGAAAAGGCCGATCTCTACTACGCGGCCCTTATAGCCTGGCACGATATAATCAGGCGAGAAGTACTTATACGCAGGTAGAAATGCCCATTGATACGGCAAACCCGTTGAGGCTATTCTCACTACGTCGCCAACAGTAACAAACCTAGTAGTGAGGACGACTAGCCCAGCGAATAGGTTTCCTAGCACTGGCTGTAAAGCCAAGCCCAGGATAAGGCCAGTCACAGTGCCGCCTAACACAGCTGCCTCAGCGCCGACTCTGCCTATTGTAAACGCTATTATTACTGAGAATAAAAAACCGAGAATTTTTACGACGTTGCCCACAGAAAATGCTCTTTCCTTAAGCGTGGGTTTTAGGTGTATAATAATAGTGTTGCCTATAATATTAGAAACCACAACGCCGGTCACTACGGTGATGAGGGCAATAAGAGCGCCGTATATATCTGGCGTGATGCCCAAGCGAAGGTGAAAATCTAAGAATTTTACCAGTTGATAAGTAGCGTAACTGGCGACGACCGCTACAGCAACTTTGCTAATGGCTAATAGCCACAGCCTCCTGGCGGAAGTCATGTGGGTGCTGGGGGGCTAGATAATAAATCTATGTGCTTGGCGCAATTTTCTTTCACTAGGCAATTCTCCTATTTAGATCTCACCTATACAACGATAAGAACCCGCTTAGTCCAGAGGCCAGTCTGGCGAGAATTCGCCTAACTGCCAACTTATCAAAGGCCTTATGACTACCCTGGCTTCTTTGGTAGATTCAAACAAGTAACGGAAATGGGTTTAACTTTGAATTTCGCTACAGTATGTAAGGGCCCTATTGGGTGTTGAGAATAGTCGCCCTGCTTAATGCTCACTCGGGCCACTGGCGCTAGGCTGAGCACTTTAAGCATGTCTTAATGCCTTTTTAACCGCCTCTCTGTGTAATGGCGTCTGCCACGCCACGTCTTTACCAATGCCCAGCTCGGGATCTTTCTCCGGCGGCATTTCGCCGGCCCAAAACCAAGGGTCGCGGGGGTATAGCTCGTCTACTACTAAGTTTAGATTAACGAGCTTTTCAAGTAAGGGAATCCCCTCTCTCACTATAAGCGAGTCTGGATCCTCAACGGCGCGATCTAAAAGCTTTTTTTCCACTTCGTCAAGCGAAGCGATGAACTCTCCCAGTTTTTTACTTTTAATAATAACTTTAATGACTCTCTCCACATCCCAATCAGCCTTGTACAAGCTGGCGAGCACTTCAGGGTTTCCCCCTGTTATCCTCCAGACGTCTTCAAACGGAGGCTTCTCGCCCGGTATCTGCTCGTACAGCTGTTTAAAGCCCTCCTTTGGCATATTCCAAATAGGCGTTAAGTCGGCCCATCTATGCCGCCCGATCTCGCGCCTTGTCACTCCCTCGCTAGTCGCCACTACTACTACTATGGCGTCTACGCTTTGGGGCGGGTATTCTATTAGTCCCAACAGCCCCTTGACGTAGATGGCGGCTTTGTCGAGACCTATGGCTTGAAAGACGTCGTCTACTAAGACTGCAATTTTCCTCCTCCGCCTCGCTATGAGGAGTTTTGCGAGATCTATGGCGAGAGTGGCAAGTTTAATCTCCGCGCGGCCAACCGCCTCGGCCGCCGCCTCGGCGAGCCTCCTGGCCACCTCTTTTACATCTGTATGGGCTTGAAAATGCCGGTGAAGCACGTCTACGTATATGACGTGGAAGCCGAGCTCCTTGAGCAACACCGCGCTTTGTCTTAGCCAAGCCGTCTTGCCGCAACCCTCAGGCCCAAATACTACTTGCGGGTGGCGCGTACTCTTCCCGGCCCACTCCTCTATTTTCCTAAGCGCAAGTTCTCGGTCTGTAAACTGTACTTCAATATCCGGCGCGAGGTGCAGTTTAATCCTCTCCACGAAATATGCATGCATGTAATTTATATTCTCTACCAGGTCATTATTAGGGGTGTAAAGTACTTGGCGAGTTTAAAAACTAAAAACTCCTTGGGCACAAGCTGAAGATGTAGCCCAAAACCTTTGTAGCAATAAGGTGAAAAATTCGTACAAGGGAAAGTCAATATCCGATAAACGCCTGTCCTAAGCTTTTTTAGAGATCTTAAACGACAAATAAGGGCCCTTTATGCCCCTACTTTCATTGGCCTCGCCCTTCTAAAATCTCGACTCCTAATATATGCTTTTCTCAATATGATTAAGACAATGCTAACCGGCTTTAGGAATTTTCAATAGCTTAGTCTCGCCTACCAGCTCTCTTCAATAGATGATAATCTCTATCCCATCAGACTTTCTTTCGGGATTTCAGCATGGAGAACGCGTGGGCAAATTTTATATCTCTCAGCATGAAAAAGCCGCGTGAGATTGATAATAGTTTCCAATAGGTTGCCTGTGGTCCTAACTGTTGGGGAGAGGGGCATGGAAATTAGAGAGGCAGTGGGAGGCTTAGCAACAGCTGTAAAGTCTTTTATAAAAGCTACAGAAAACGGCAAAGCTTTAGGCTTCTCAGAGGTTGTATGGGCAGGTTGGTCAGGGATAAAAGCTGAGCAGGAGAGTGAAGATCTAAAGTCAAGACTTAGAGAAATGGGCTTGTTACCTGTATCTCTAACTGCTGAAGAAGTCAACTTTTTCTACGAGGGATTTTGTAACTCTACGCTGTGGCCTCTATTTCACGGCTTTACTGTATACACCGTATTTGAGAGTAAGTACTGGGAAGCCTATGTAAAAGTAAATCAGAAATACGCAGAGACTGTCGCCTCAGTGGCCAATACAGGAGACTTTGTCTGGATACATGATTATCACCTCATGTTGATGCCTGCTATGCTGAGGGAAATGTCGCCAGACGTCAGCATAGGCTTTTTCCTACACATCCCCTTCCCCCCAGCTGAGATGTATCAACTAATGCCGCCTCCTTGGCGTACAGCTTTACTCGACGGCGTTTTAGCCTCTGATTTAGTAGGTTTTCACATCCACGAATATGTGAATAATTTCGTACGCGCAGTCTCAAAATTCCTGGGCTATCGGACTGAGGCAGGTGTCATTTACGCGGGGCGTAGGAAAGTACACGTAGGCGCCTTTCCTATTGGCATTGACTTCGACTTTTTCTACAACTCTTCCCTAGACCCCGAAGTGGCGGGACAGATTGAAGAACTTAGACAAAAACTTAGGGGTTTAAAAATTATATTTTCCATTGACAGACTGGATTATACGAAAGGCGTTATAAATAGAGTGCATGCATGGGAGAGATTTTTAAAAGAGCATCCCCAGTGGAGAGGCAAGGCATCGTTTATCCTTATAGTTGTGCCTTCAAGAATTGGAGTGCCTCAATATGACGCCATGAAGAGAGAAATAGAGAGAGAGGTGGGGCGTATAAATGGAGAGCTGGGCGATGTAAATTGGACTCCGATTGTATACATCTCCCGCTTCATCCCCACCCCAACGCTTCTCGCACTGTATAATATCGCAGATGTCGCGTTGATAACGCCACTTAGAGACGGCATGAACTTAGTGTCTAAAGAGTACGTCGCCACTAAGAGAGATTGCAAAGGCGTTCTAATTCTCAGCGAAACGGCCGGCGCCTCCCACGAGTTGCTTGAAGCACTCATAGTTAACCCAAATGACGAAAGCGGCGTGGTAGAGGCAATAGCCAAGGCTCTAACCATGGAGCCTGAGGAGCAGTGCAGACGCATAAAAGCCATGCAAGAAAAACTTAGGCAACAAAACGTGGTGAAGTGGGCTGTGGACTTTTTACACTCGCTAATGTTAGCATATAGAGAAAATACAGAGAGCTTCACTACATCTTCAAAACTATTAGACCGCGAGGCTATTGAGGAGATCGTAAAAATATTTCACGGCGCAAGGTCAAGGCTCCTGCTTCTCGATTACGACGGCACGTTAGTGCCTCACTACCCCTATGCTTACCAGGCTGTGCCAGACGGCGAATTAAAACGTTTACTCAACTCTTTGGCGTTTCAGCCCAATACTTATGTTGCTGTGGTAAGCGGTAGAGGGAGGGACTTTTTGGAAGCTTGGCTGGGCGATTTGCCCATATATATTGTTGCAGAACACGGGGCGTTTATTAGAGACCCAGGGGGCAATTGGTCCCAGCTATTTCCATTTGACACAAGCTGGAAGATCTCAGTTAGAAAAATAATGGAAGAGTTTAC
It encodes the following:
- a CDS encoding LysE family translocator; translated protein: MSFASFLSGLWLGYSLAVPPGPMNALIAAWALRSFRHGFAVGAGAMSADFILMLITVLLYAALKNLGNSVFLPFSLAGGIFFLYLAYKIGRSRAPSKREANGGSPLRGYFLGLSLGLVNPYQIGWWLTAGLSSIHNFGVEWAAGLFLAILTWIVAFPAAVRAGWELNSKATWLAIKIFSVTTLSAFGLFFLIRVIYGVLG
- a CDS encoding ATP-binding protein; the protein is MEKVFMELVAEWREGEIPAMVERERQITPIRGVAIAVVGPRRAGKTYLLFQTALRLGRETTLYINFEDVRLVGLKPEHFSDFLKALAEAGNPSVLLLDEIQNVPHWGRWVRSLLDKGYMVVVAGSSSKLSLREVPTELRGRYLSFLLLPFSFREFLKARNIAADITASPASRGRILAALREYVELGGYPEVVMRPDLAQLLLKSYRDTVAYRDVVERHKIRDAASFEVFMSLIEASFGNVFSISAAHRRMRGMGLEKSKKTLANYLKYLEEAFYIITVPKWGPGKTSLLQPRKIYPIDPGYLPKGQWGRKMETAVAVELARRGISPKYYRGKGEVDFITEDEAIQVTYASSPDEIDRRELTSLEEAVKATGKRPLIITWDYEGEIVTRGIRAKAVPLWKWLLFGS
- a CDS encoding Nre family DNA repair protein, with the protein product MNHSERIGGDLCVKCRGGRYLCGLSYCPLLVRQLSAPFKIKIGRELYGSSPPSFFVGRAGYPRVRLYPAAPPEVGDTSVYENPKSWLNMPLENFLALRLSLYRASLQRRVEDAFNPPRDLQELQLLALSQSPVDTEVVFEKEPRGAYFNEYTPPMGPAAPAKSVRVVGQPKIPKRAERLYGDRDVKASEAVVEMYASGLDVSYISRALSAGALGRNRRLVPTRWAITAVDKILSDYLLQRVREFPEIDGYYLYARRTVGNLFIAILAPSKWAYEWGEAFEPHTVWNPGDSVVIETDYELYHGRRDYPEIGGCYYAARLAMAEALYRMRRQAAAILWREVYTGFTIPTGVWWVRENVREMLRGEPARFDTLEDVLEAASYLMKLPLENWLAMSRIVPLLKSRLL
- a CDS encoding mechanosensitive ion channel family protein encodes the protein MTSARRLWLLAISKVAVAVVASYATYQLVKFLDFHLRLGITPDIYGALIALITVVTGVVVSNIIGNTIIIHLKPTLKERAFSVGNVVKILGFLFSVIIAFTIGRVGAEAAVLGGTVTGLILGLALQPVLGNLFAGLVVLTTRFVTVGDVVRIASTGLPYQWAFLPAYKYFSPDYIVPGYKGRVVEIGLFYTTLILDTGQELRIPNSILLNSGVVDYTPKWSERKIINVRVELPLSIIDFDRLEEEIKEVLSEFNVIAVDYTEQSDKDHVIIRIKIEVPEDADWRDIKSKALKSVLKYRESKILDKFYKYACLTRGVLCDAFNKQLQRSD
- a CDS encoding ATP-binding protein, with the protein product MERIKLHLAPDIEVQFTDRELALRKIEEWAGKSTRHPQVVFGPEGCGKTAWLRQSAVLLKELGFHVIYVDVLHRHFQAHTDVKEVARRLAEAAAEAVGRAEIKLATLAIDLAKLLIARRRRKIAVLVDDVFQAIGLDKAAIYVKGLLGLIEYPPQSVDAIVVVVATSEGVTRREIGRHRWADLTPIWNMPKEGFKQLYEQIPGEKPPFEDVWRITGGNPEVLASLYKADWDVERVIKVIIKSKKLGEFIASLDEVEKKLLDRAVEDPDSLIVREGIPLLEKLVNLNLVVDELYPRDPWFWAGEMPPEKDPELGIGKDVAWQTPLHREAVKKALRHA
- a CDS encoding bifunctional alpha,alpha-trehalose-phosphate synthase (UDP-forming)/trehalose-phosphatase, whose amino-acid sequence is MRLIIVSNRLPVVLTVGERGMEIREAVGGLATAVKSFIKATENGKALGFSEVVWAGWSGIKAEQESEDLKSRLREMGLLPVSLTAEEVNFFYEGFCNSTLWPLFHGFTVYTVFESKYWEAYVKVNQKYAETVASVANTGDFVWIHDYHLMLMPAMLREMSPDVSIGFFLHIPFPPAEMYQLMPPPWRTALLDGVLASDLVGFHIHEYVNNFVRAVSKFLGYRTEAGVIYAGRRKVHVGAFPIGIDFDFFYNSSLDPEVAGQIEELRQKLRGLKIIFSIDRLDYTKGVINRVHAWERFLKEHPQWRGKASFILIVVPSRIGVPQYDAMKREIEREVGRINGELGDVNWTPIVYISRFIPTPTLLALYNIADVALITPLRDGMNLVSKEYVATKRDCKGVLILSETAGASHELLEALIVNPNDESGVVEAIAKALTMEPEEQCRRIKAMQEKLRQQNVVKWAVDFLHSLMLAYRENTESFTTSSKLLDREAIEEIVKIFHGARSRLLLLDYDGTLVPHYPYAYQAVPDGELKRLLNSLAFQPNTYVAVVSGRGRDFLEAWLGDLPIYIVAEHGAFIRDPGGNWSQLFPFDTSWKISVRKIMEEFTRLTPGSYIEEKEISLAWHYRNVEPEIGEKAANRLADALTGLLESSPANIIRGVKVVEVRAAGVNKGVAAKLLYDKLRPELVIIAGDDYTDEEMMKALPEAITIKVGKGETSAKYMAPSYRRIRELLQALLTAQR